A stretch of DNA from Anaerobacillus isosaccharinicus:
TTTACAAAGGGAAGATAGTGAACTATATTTTCAGTGGAATGAGCAATGGTTAGAAAATCTTTCTCAAAAATAAATATTTCTTTTTTATACGAACGAGTGTTAGCAAACTGTCGTTGCTGTTATCGTTTTACGTTCAGAAGAGTTGAAGTCTCTATAGGAAACATATTGTAAAATGTTGTAACGATTATCATTGTAAGGGGGAAGAGTATGAAAACAACTAATTACTCAAAAATCGCTGAAAAGTACGATAAAAACCAATATAGAGTTAATGAAATTAGAGTTGATCTTGATTTAAAAGAGTACGTTGATAACAATAGCAAACATGAATACCAGGTATTGGATTTATCTTGCGGAACAGGTCTTTACCTTGAAAAACAAATCAATTATTTTGAAGGGCTTAACATTAAGTGGACTGGACTGGACTTATCAGAACAAATGTTGAACAAGGCTAACCAAAAGTTGAAAAATGTAAAATTAATCAGAGCCGATGTAGTGGATATGCCGTATGCATCGGAAACGTTAGATTTTATCTCTAATAACTATGCTTTCCATCATTATAGTAATAAAGGAAAAGCATTAGATGAGATATATCGTGTATTAACAAGAGGTGGTATTTATAAATTACATAATATAGCAATCCATGAAATGCCTAATTGGTGGGTGTATCACTATTTCCCAACAGCTTATTATGAAGATTTAAAAAGATTTTGGAGTAAAGATATTATTTTTAATGAGCTTACAACAAGAGGCTTAGTAGTAAACTTAAACATTGAGTACAGAATGGAAAATGTTAGGGTTGTGGATTACATCGGTTACGCAGAAAATAGAGATATTTCCGTACTTACTTTAATTAACGATAAGGATTATGAGGAAGGATTAGATAGAATGAGATACGATATAAAAATTAATCCTGACAAAACTATTGTAAATGATTTTGCTGAGATGTTTTGTATCGCTAAAAAATTATAGCAGCTGTTTCCACACTTTAGTTAAGGAGCTGTGTAAAAGGCAGTTCCTATTTTCGTTGAAGTAATGAGAGGGTTAATACAATATGAAGTTAATGTTAAAACATTTATAGCTGTTGCGGAGGAAAAATATATGATTAGAGAAGCAAAGAAGCAGGATATTGCGGGTTTAGCAGAGTTAATGGGAGAATTGGGATACCCAACGGATTTCAAAGAGATGGAATATAGAATGTCTAATATACTTTCAAACAACAACTATCAAACTTATGTGTATGAAGAAGATGGGAAATTACTAGGAATGATTGGGATGATTTTGTGTTACCGATTTGAAAGAAATGAAAGTTACATTAGGATTGTAGCTTTTGTAGTCCATTCTGAATTAAGAGGTAAAGGCATTGGTAGTCTCCTATTGGAAGAAGCAGAGAATTGGGCAAAGAAGCAAGGAGCGAATATGATGACTTTAAATAGTGGCAATCGTACTGAACGAAACGATGCACACCAGTATTATTTTCGTAGAGGTTTTGAAGGAAAAGCTACAGGTTTTTATAAGCAATTGAAGTAAGAAGTTACTCAACTAAAGATAAGAGGTAGCTGAATAAAGGTTATCGCTTCTCTTTGTTGAAGTGATGAGCAAGTTGTTAGTGAAGTAACATGGTGGAGGTAAATTATGGAGCAAATAATAGATAAGGTAGCAAATTTGATAAGTGAGAAAAACGAAAAAATCATCATTGGTATTTCGGGACATGGTGCTTCTGGTAAGACAACTTTTGCAAATAACCTTGTAAAGCGCCTGGAAAATGATGTGAATTACATAAATACCGATCCCTATATTATTACTGATGTCAGGAAGTACACAGTAATAGATTATGAATATCAAAATGAAAAATATTCTTATAAAATGACAGCTTGTCACCCTGCTGCTCATAATTTAATAGCTTTGGAAAGAGACATAAAAATGATTAGAGCTAATCTAGATTTTCATACAATAGAAACGCATTACATGGAGAGTACTTTAATCTCTTCAAAAAAGAATATTAATATTGTAGAGGGCATGAGTGTAGCATTTTTAAATCCAAATTTGTTTGATTTAACAGTTTACTTATATACTGATGGAGAAACCGAGTTAATAAGAAGAGGGGTTCGTGATGTTTCTGAAAGAATGGCGGATTTTAATTCTATTAAAAAATCTCATGAACAACGTAGAATTCAATATGATTTATTTATGCACCCCTATCATAAGAATTTTGATATTGTTATAAAAAACTCAAATGAAGAGAGTATCTTGCAAAAATGTGTATATGGCAATTGAATATAATGCGTTTTGGCAATAACAATCACTCCTATTTTTTCATTTAAAAAGGGGGCGAGATAAGTGAACTGGTTATTGTTGATTTTAGGGATAATTTTATTATTGCTTACAGTTAGAACCCTTGCTTGTTTAGAAAAGAAAAAAAACAAGTCATTATTAATCGAAATAAAACAAAACTTAAAAATGGTTCCATTAGGTATTGTTCTTATGTTTTTAATTGCCTACATCCCTTACCAAATCTGGGTTTTATTCGGTAGCCCGGTCGGTTGGGAAATTCTTTATATTTTTGGTGTTTCGGGAGTAATAACAATCTCTATATGTTTTTGGTTTTATAGTAATCAAATAAAAAAGATTACATCTGATCTTGATAAGATAAACTAGTGCAGCAGTAATTTTAGAGAAATTAATGCGGGGAGAAGAAGAAGTGATTACCCCATTTTAGCAAAGAAAATCCAATGTTTTATTACTGACAATAGCACTTGATATCTTAACTGAGGTTCAGAAAAAGAAGGGCTTGGTTTTATGGATTTTAAGAGATTAAGTAGTTATATTATTGGACTTTTAATAGCGTTCGTATTATTAAGACTCCTAACCGGGGAATTTAAGTGGAGTTTCCTTGTTATATACACCTTAGTATTCTTGGGTTTGTTTTTGTGGACAGAGCGTAGAAAGCGAAAATCTAAAGAAAAACAACAGTGATTTTAGCTTAAGGCAGTATACTAAATTAAACGAGTGCATTATTGATAATGAGGGGACAATAAGAATGAAAGTAAAATATATAGTGATTGTATTGTTAACCTTTCTTATCGTATATTCCATATTCAATGTTGTTGGTAGCTTAAAATCTGAAACGTTATTTGATTTAAATAATAGTAAAGGTAAAGAGAATTTTCAGATGACAGATAAAATGTCATCGAATTTAATGATGGCAGAATTTAATTATTTGATAGAGAAAATACTGGAAGTACATCCAGACCCCAAAAGGAACTTAAATCAAATTAGCTGGGATGAGTTAATTGTTGAAACCGAAAGTAAATTAGGAAAACCACTACATATCATTGAGTATTTTGTTATTATACAAAGCTTTGTAAGTAAACTAGGCGATTCGCATACTTACGTCTACCCACTTACAATCGAAAGTAGAGTATTACCGTTAGTTATACAGTGGTTAGGCGACGAACTTATTGTTACTGAAAGTCAGATCGAAGGCATAAATCGCGGCGATAAGATAACCCATATAGAAGGGAAAGAGATAAATCAAATCGTTGATTTTATGGCAAAAATCATCTCCACGGAAAATGAATATTGGATTAAACACCTATCTAGTCAATTTATACGACAGGAGATGTTTCTAAGTGGAATTGTAGATGTGAAAGATGAGCATTTAACAATAACTGTTTCAAATATAAAAGGAGATACGAAAAATATAAAGATTGATTGGGTAAATATTGAAGACGTTAATCAAAAGGGCTTAAATGAAGAACTGTGGTTTGGCTTTGAACTTGATCAAAAAAACAATGTAGGATATTACTTTTTAAATGAAAGTAACGTTACAATGGAATACGAGCAGAATGTTCAAGAATTTTTTAAGAAGGTAAACGAGCTGCAATTAGACAACATCATTATTGACTTAAGAAAAAAT
This window harbors:
- a CDS encoding class I SAM-dependent methyltransferase — encoded protein: MKTTNYSKIAEKYDKNQYRVNEIRVDLDLKEYVDNNSKHEYQVLDLSCGTGLYLEKQINYFEGLNIKWTGLDLSEQMLNKANQKLKNVKLIRADVVDMPYASETLDFISNNYAFHHYSNKGKALDEIYRVLTRGGIYKLHNIAIHEMPNWWVYHYFPTAYYEDLKRFWSKDIIFNELTTRGLVVNLNIEYRMENVRVVDYIGYAENRDISVLTLINDKDYEEGLDRMRYDIKINPDKTIVNDFAEMFCIAKKL
- a CDS encoding GNAT family N-acetyltransferase encodes the protein MRGLIQYEVNVKTFIAVAEEKYMIREAKKQDIAGLAELMGELGYPTDFKEMEYRMSNILSNNNYQTYVYEEDGKLLGMIGMILCYRFERNESYIRIVAFVVHSELRGKGIGSLLLEEAENWAKKQGANMMTLNSGNRTERNDAHQYYFRRGFEGKATGFYKQLK
- a CDS encoding uridine kinase family protein; the encoded protein is MEQIIDKVANLISEKNEKIIIGISGHGASGKTTFANNLVKRLENDVNYINTDPYIITDVRKYTVIDYEYQNEKYSYKMTACHPAAHNLIALERDIKMIRANLDFHTIETHYMESTLISSKKNINIVEGMSVAFLNPNLFDLTVYLYTDGETELIRRGVRDVSERMADFNSIKKSHEQRRIQYDLFMHPYHKNFDIVIKNSNEESILQKCVYGN
- a CDS encoding S41 family peptidase codes for the protein MKVKYIVIVLLTFLIVYSIFNVVGSLKSETLFDLNNSKGKENFQMTDKMSSNLMMAEFNYLIEKILEVHPDPKRNLNQISWDELIVETESKLGKPLHIIEYFVIIQSFVSKLGDSHTYVYPLTIESRVLPLVIQWLGDELIVTESQIEGINRGDKITHIEGKEINQIVDFMAKIISTENEYWIKHLSSQFIRQEMFLSGIVDVKDEHLTITVSNIKGDTKNIKIDWVNIEDVNQKGLNEELWFGFELDQKNNVGYYFLNESNVTMEYEQNVQEFFKKVNELQLDNIIIDLRKNTGGNSGVVDVFLRHLHDKTYKSFGMITKFSKSASEQRGYEHIDGYEVQLPSVVQNSQVSPTFYGDVYILVGNSTYSSANMFATIFHDSGLGTVIGEPTGAAPSSFGDFLHFDLPYTGFYLIISHKEFSRPDQSLDHDISLYPDILVKIKREDLINQEDGQLQRVKKIINNLN